CGCCCAAGCATCGCGCCCTGCAAGGCCGGGCATCGCCGCTCCGAACAAACTCATCGCCCCTACGCGTAGAAAATCACGGCGATGTACGCCGCCGCCCGGCGATCGATACGGCTCGGAGATCGATAACATGGCGAGTATTCCGAAGAGGGAGGCATTCAGGCGGGAGTCGAGCGGGGAACTGTATCATCATCTAATCCACCCCTTCGTAGCAATCGTATTTTCCGGCTCCGCGTCTCGACCCTTCGCCGCAGGCCTGTCAAAGCCGATTTATTCGGAATGCTGGGCGACAAGTCGAGCTCGGTCGATTCATGAAACGCCGGCCGAGAGCTGGGCAAACTCCTCGTCGGAAAGAGAGACGCTTGCAGCCGCGAGGTTCTCCTCCAGGTGCGCGATCGAAGTCGTGCCGGGAATGACGATGATATTGGGTGCCCGTCGTAGCAACCAAGCCAGTGCGCCGCGTGTGCCGGCGAGCGGGGCTTGCGGGGCGAAGGGCTTGGCGGCAAGCGGACCCCAGGGGAGATAGGCGATCTCGTGCCGAGCGCAATAGTCGACGACCGGATCGTCGGCCCGCTCGACCAAGTTGTAACGATTCTGCACCGACACGATCGGCACGATGCCGCGTGCTTCCTCGATCTGCGCCAGTGAGACGTTCGACAGCCCGACGTGTCGCAGCTTCCCTTCGCGACGCAAATCCGCCAACGTACCGACGCTCTCTGCGAACGGGACCTGCGGATCAGGGCGATGCAACTGATAAAGATCGATCCGTTCGATGCGTAGCAACTTCAAGCTTTCTTCGCAGCGACGACGAAGAACCTCCGGCCGACCATCGGCGAAGACCTTGTCGGGCGCCGTCTTCTCGACGCCCCCTTTCGTTGCGATCACGACGTCGGCTGCGTAAGGAGCGAGCGCTTCACCGATCAACTCCTCATTGCACGACGGACCATAGGCATGCGCCGTGTCGATGAAGTTGATTCCGAGTTCGATGGCCCGACGCAGG
This Planctomycetia bacterium DNA region includes the following protein-coding sequences:
- a CDS encoding aldo/keto reductase gives rise to the protein MKSRLMNTTFLLDGDLRVHRFGYGAMRLCAQPGNFGRYPDWEAGKRLLRRAIELGINFIDTAHAYGPSCNEELIGEALAPYAADVVIATKGGVEKTAPDKVFADGRPEVLRRRCEESLKLLRIERIDLYQLHRPDPQVPFAESVGTLADLRREGKLRHVGLSNVSLAQIEEARGIVPIVSVQNRYNLVERADDPVVDYCARHEIAYLPWGPLAAKPFAPQAPLAGTRGALAWLLRRAPNIIVIPGTTSIAHLEENLAAASVSLSDEEFAQLSAGVS